Genomic DNA from Fimbriimonas ginsengisoli Gsoil 348:
CGTTACGGGAATGGGCAGGTATGCCGGATTGCTTGGCATCAGTTTGACGCCGTCGCTGGCGAAGTTGATGCGTTTCACCGTCGCCTCGTCTCCGAGCAGCGCGGCCACCAATTCTCCATGGTTAGCCGTCTGCTGCGGCTTCACCACCACGAGGTCTCGAGGCATGATCCCTTCGCCGGTCATAGAGTCGCCTTTGATCCGCAGAAGGAAGGCTCCTTCCACGTTGCGAACCATCTCGCTCGGGACCGGGATCATATCTTCGACATGCTCCTGGGCCTGAATGGGCGCGCCGGCGGCGATTACGCCGAGTAGCGGCAGCATCGTCGATCGGTTCGTCGGCTGAAACGACGGGTGGATGACCTTGATGGAGCGCGGCGTATTCGAGCGGGAAATATATCCTTTCCGCTCCAGGGCGTCGAGGTGAACGGTGACTCCCCGCAAAGATCCGATTTCAAAATCTCGGCCG
This window encodes:
- the lexA gene encoding transcriptional repressor LexA, with translation MAKGLTKRQQLILQYILDYVQNEGYPPSIREIGRDFEIGSLRGVTVHLDALERKGYISRSNTPRSIKVIHPSFQPTNRSTMLPLLGVIAAGAPIQAQEHVEDMIPVPSEMVRNVEGAFLLRIKGDSMTGEGIMPRDLVVVKPQQTANHGELVAALLGDEATVKRINFASDGVKLMPSNPAYLPIPVTQEDARIIGKIVGLIRDYEGMAF